In Juglans regia cultivar Chandler chromosome 5, Walnut 2.0, whole genome shotgun sequence, the following are encoded in one genomic region:
- the LOC118348410 gene encoding ankyrin repeat-containing protein ITN1-like produces MEDSSSNTILHMAGMLTEHTPIDHIRGAALQMQREVQWFKEVEHICPLSCKERLNRDGLTPKQLFTATHQKLKERGEKWMKGTATSSTVVGALVITITFAAAFTIPDGNNQDTGLPILLDNKLFKIFMVTNTMSLFSSSTSVLTFLGILTARYAEEDFLTSLLKRMIIGLFTLFFSITTMMIAFSSALLLILRGQIWFVAPIIGLAGVPIILFALMQSRLLFDMVVSTYGPGIFDRKMKAWL; encoded by the exons ATGGAAGATAGCTCCAGCAATACTATATTGCATATGGCAGGGATGTTAACAGAACATACTCCTATCGATCACATAAGAGGTGCAGCTTTGCAAATGCAAAGAGAAGTTCAATGGTTTAAG GAGGTAGAACACATTTGCCCTCTCTCTTGTAAGGAACGTTTAAACAGAGATGGGTTGACTCCCAAACAATTGTTTACTGCGACTCaccaaaaattgaaagaaagggGAGAGAAATGGATGAAAGGCACAGCAACTTCTTCAACAGTGGTAGGCGCTCTAGTTATTACCATTACGTTTGCAGCGGCATTTACTATTCCCGATGGTAACAACCAAGATACAGGCTTGCCAATCCTTCTGGATAACAAATTGTTTAAGATCTTTATGGTAACTAATACCATGTCACTCTTTTCTTCCTCAACTTCAGTATTGACATTTTTGGGAATTCTCACTGCACGTTATGCGGAAGAAGACTTTCTTACATCCTTACTTAAAAGGATGATAATAGGCCTCTTCaccctcttcttctctattaCAACAATGATGATAGCCTTTTCTAGTGCTCTTTTACTTATATTACGTGGACAAATATGGTTTGTTGCTCCTATCATTGGTTTGGCAGGTGTTCCCATAATCCTATTTGCATTGATGCAGTCTCGCCTTCTTTTTGACATGGTTGTTTCAACCTATGGACCAGGCATCTTCGATAGGAAAATGAAGGCATGGCTTTaa
- the LOC118348521 gene encoding uncharacterized protein LOC118348521, which yields MQDMALKLMERCPRLAFALDRRGVTPFEVLAVSTDGVGFWKQWIYNHFIHINSSAGATDHVRLNINQDGREKTIGSVGADLWRQLVSSLFNLLAPCSFATHVCFHNPAPPGDAVSRQCHRAALLRLPSASTVPRAR from the exons ATGCAAGATATGGCTTTGAAATTAATGGAGCGTTGTCCTCGTTTGGCTTTTGCCTTGGACCGACGAGGTGTCACCCCTTTTGAGGTACTGGCTGTTTCGACTGATGGGGTGGGGTTTTGGAAACAATGGATCTACAATCACT TTATACACATTAATTCAAGTGCTGGTGCTACCGATCATGTCCGTTTGAACATTAATCAAGATGGTCGAGAAAAAACTATCGGatcag TGGGAGCTGATCTATGGCGCCAACTAGTTTCAAGTCTCTTCAACCTCTtgg CACCCTGCTCCTTCGCAACCCACGTCTGCTTCCACAACCCAGCACCTCCCGGCGACGCCGTCTCTCGTCAGTGCCACCGAGCGGCGCTCCTCCGTCTGCCCAGCGCCTCCACTGTCCCTCGAGCTCGTTGA